The Bacteroidales bacterium nucleotide sequence GCTTTTATCAGCAACCGGAAAATCGGAAAGATGAACCGAAGTAAAAGGCTCCAGTTTGCTCATTCCATTCAGATCAATAAATAACCGGTCAGCAAAGAACGGAGCAATAGGTGATGCAAGTTTAGCAATGGTTAACAGACAACGATAAAGTGTCTGATAGGCTGAAATTTTATCATTTGAATACTCACCTTTCCAGAAACGCCTGCGCGACAGCCTTACATACCAGTTACTGAGATGGGCATCTACAAAATCAGCAATAAAACGCCCGGCCTTGGTTGGCTCATAATCGGCATAAGCTTCATCCACATTTAAGATCAGGGAATTGAGCTCTGATAAAATCCAACGATCGATTTCAGGGCGTTCGGTAAAAGGAACTTCCGGTTCTGAATAGCTGAATTTATCGATGTTGGCATACAATGCGAAGAAACTGTAAGTGTTGTGGAGTGTACCGAAAAATTTACGCTGCACTTCAGCAATTCCTTCAAGGTCGAACTTAAGATTGTCCCAGGGCTGAGCATTGGTGATCATATACCAGCGGGTGGCATCAGGACCGTATTTCTCAAGTGTCTGGAACGGATCTACAGCATTTCCCAGCCTCTTGCTCATCTTGTTTCCATTTTTATCAAGAACGAGCCCATTCGAAACAACTGTTTTAAAAGCAACAGAATCAAAAGCAAGGGTTCCGATTGCATGCAGGGTATAAAACCATCCCCGGGTCTGATCAACACCTTCTGCAATAAAGTCAGCAGGGAAATATTCTTCAAGTTCAGCTTTACGCTCAAAAGGATAGTGGAATTGTGCATAAGGCATCGCCCCGGAGTCAAACCAAACATCAATCAGGTCCTGCTCGCGGAACATTTTCTTTCCAGTTGGGGAAACCAGGACGATGTCATCAACATAAGGCCTGTGAAGGTCAAATCGGTTATAGTTTTCGGAGCTGTTATCCCCCGGAATGAAATCTGCTAATGGGCTATTTTGCATAAAACCGGCAAGGATCGATTTTTCAATCTCGCCCTTTAGCTGCTCAACAGATTCAATACAAAGTTCTTCTTCACGGTCCTCACTAACCCAGATGGGTAGCGGGGTCCCCCAATAACGTGAACGGGAAAGATTCCAGTCGTTGAGGTTCTCCAGCCAGTTGCCAAACCGGCCGGTCCCGGTGGATTCCGGCTTCCAGTTAATTGTTTTATTTAGCTCTATCATCCTGTCCTTGAGAGCTGTGCTACGTACAAACCAGCTGTCTAATGGATAATAAAGGATAGGTTTATCAGTACGCCAGCAATGAGGATAGGAGTGTTCGTATTTTTCTGTCTTGAAGGCTCTGTTTTCCTTTTTCAATTTTACGATAATGTCAATATCCACGTTTTCAAACTTAAGTGGATCATTATCGTTCATATATTCATTCTTTACATATCTGCCAGCAAATTCACCCATTTCTTCGGTGAATCTTCCCTGCTTGTCGACTAAGGTCAGGGCACCGATGCCATTCAGTTTGGCTACTTTAAAGTCGTCGGCACCAAAACTTGGGGCAATATGTACAATACCTGTTCCATCTTCAGTGGTAACAAAATCAGCTGTTACAACCAGGAAAGCATCTCCTGTTTCGGGCTGGGCATAAGGAAGTAACTGCTCATAGCGCAATCCGGCCAATTCTGATCCCTTAAATTCAGCAAGTATTGAGTAAGGGATAGCTTTTGAGCCGGGTTCATAATCTTCAATCCGCAATTCAGCATTTTTTTCAGGGAAATATTTGCCAAATAAGGGTTTTGCAAGGACTAATCTTACAGGGAGGTGTGTATATGGATTGAAGGTCCTGACCAGTACATAATCAATATCTTTTCCGACAGCAAGTGCTGTATTGGAAGGCAGTGTCCATGGGGTTGTTGTCCATGCAAGAATGAAAGTATCAGCTTCCTCTTCATGGATCAATGTTGAAATTAAGGGATGATTGAAATCCTTACGAACCTTAAACTGGGCAACAACTGTATTGTCTTTAACATCACGATAACAGCCGGGTTGGTTCAGTTCATGTGTGCTGAGGCCTGTACCGGCAGCAGGTGAATAGGGTTGAATGGTGTAACCCTTATACAGCAATCCTTTCTTGTAAAGTTGTGCCAGGAGGTACCAGCAGGTTTCAATATAGGTGTTATCAAAAGTGATATACGGATTCTTAAGATCAACCCAATACCCGATTTTCAGGGTAAGGTCATCCCACAGATCCTTGTATTTCATTACTTCCTGGCGACAGGCTTTATTGTAATCGTCAACACTGATTTTCTTCCCGATATCTTCCTTTGTAATGCCTAATGTTTTTTCAACTGCTATTTCTATAGGAAGTCCGTGGGTATCCCAACCGGCTTTTCTTTCTACATAATACCCTTTCAATGTTTTATAGCGGCAGAAAATATCCTTGATTGCTCTGGCCATCACATGATGAATACCCGGGATTCCATTAGCTGATGGGGGTCCTTCATAAAACACATAAGGAGAATGATTACGCCGGTTTTCAAGACTCTGTTCGAAAATATGATTTTCGGTCCAGAAGTCCAGTATCTCATTCCCAATTCGAGTAAGACTAAGTTGCTTATATTCAGGATATTTATGACCCATTTCCAATCGTTTTGAGCAGTTTTTTAAAAAGTGTGCAAAGTTAAGAAAAATTTGATTCACATTAGGTACAGGTATCTTACGGATTTGAAACTCAATCCTTAAGTGTTAACTTTATAATATTTTCTATATACTGAATAATTATTTTTAGAAGAAATGCGGTTAACAGTGCATCTTGAATTAAATGAAAGAAAAAAAACACTTGCTGCACACTAAAATCTATTGTAATTTAGTTCTTTCAAAACTAAAATTTATTTGCCATGGGAAAGTCGATGGATAAAGAGAAAAAAGAAGAAAAGAAAAAGCCCGTCAAATCCTTAAAGGAAAAAAGGGCTGAAAAGAAAGAGAAAAAGGCCTCAAAAGGTTAATTTCTCCTCATGTAGCTTTCATTACTACTTGCAGCCGGGGCCAATCTCTCCCCGGTTTTTTTATTTTATATCATCACTAATCCTGACATCTATACTTTCTCTTATTTGTAAACTGTATTTTTGTCCCATGCAACACTTTACTATTCCGGTTTTTATTCCTGAACTTGCTTGTCCGAACCGTTGTGTATTCTGTAACCAGCAAAAAATTTCAGGGACTTTATGCATGCCCGGGAATGAGGAGGTGATAGAAATCATTGAAAAGAGACTGGAAACAATACCGGCAGGAAATGCAGTTGAAATTGGTTTCTTTGGAGGAAACTTCACAGGGATTGAACCAATTAGTCAAAAGAATTATCTTACAATAGCAAAGGCATACCTGGACGAAGGAAGGATCTGTGGAATCCGCGTTTCTACCCGGCCCGATTATATTAATAATGATGCTTTATCCCTTCTGAAAGCATACGGGGTTACAACCATTGAACTGGGTGCGCAATCAATGGATGATAATGTTTTAATGTATTCTGGACGTGGTCATACAGCCGAAGATGTAAAGAAGGCTTCAGCATTGATACTTGAGAATGGTTTTCAGTTAGGGCTGCAAATGATGTTGGGTTTACCCGGGGATACTTTGGAGAAAGCCATGAATACTGCACATCAGATTATTGCATGTGGAGCCGGATCTACCCGTATTTATCCTGCCCTGGTTATTAAGGATACTGAGCTTGAAGCTCATTATCACAAGGGAAACTATCATCCACTCTCAATTGAAGAAGCAATAACCTGGACAAAAGAGATTGTTAAAATATTTGAGCAATCCAGTGTTAAAGTGCTCCGGATTGGCTTGCATCCATCTGAAGGATTATTATCAGGTAAAAACCTTGTCGCCGGACCCTTTCATGTGGCATTTGGAGAAATGGTCTCCAGTGCATTGTGGAAGGATGAATTTGAAAAAGAACTGGAGGTATATCCAATTCTATCCAAAGCGAATTCTTACTTGAAGGTTGAGGTGCCAATTGGCCAGGTAAATGCAGCAATCGGACATTATGCCTTGAATAAAAAGATGTTATTGCAACACTTCAAAAAAGTGGTTTTCCATGAAAATGAAGAATTAATAGGCCGGCAATTTCTATTTACAACAGAACCACTCTCAGAAGCAGCTAAGCACTAATAGCTTCTAAAATATTTAAAATGCTGATAATTGTTGATCAACGCATTCCGGAAGAAGCAAAAAAAAATCTCTCTTCATTTGGAGAGGTTCTGGAATTCTTTACTAAGGGCATTACTTATGATGCCATCAGCGGCCATCCGGATGTTTTTTTCTGTCAGACACCTTTGGGACTTATTGCAGCACCTAATACTCCTGAGAAAATTCTTGACAGGTTATCAGAACATGGAGTTCCTTTTAAATTGGGTAAAAATCCTGTAGGAAATGTTTACCCTGAAACAGCCTGGTATAATGCTGTATTTACTCAAAAACACCTGGTGCATAATCTAACTTTCACTGATCCATCAGTTACAACTTGCTTAGTTGATGATGTGAGAAGTGAGTATAAAGTAATCAATGTTAATCAAGGGTATACACGTTGCAACCTTTTAGCAGCAAATGATGAGGCTTTTCTTACTTCAGACAAGGGTATTCAAATAGCCCTTTCAAGTGCAGGATTAAACGTTACTTATATTTCCCCGGTTGATACAGTTCTTTCCGGGTTTAAACACGGGTTTACAGGAGGTTGTTGTGGTATTTTTGACAATAAACTTTATGTAATTGGCAATCTTAATTTTTGTGGTGACCGCGAAATCATGCAGGCCTTTGTTCACGAAAATAACCTGACTTTGGTTGAACTTTATGATGGACCATTATTTGATGGAGGTGGGATTTTTTTCCTTTAGGAATGCCCGATTAAATTATGAGTGATAAGCTGATCTTCTTTTCTGTCAGGTATAAATAAATTATCCGGGTCATCATTATGGAAGGATTGCATTTTATCCGGACTCCTTGTTACCTTTGTACCTTAAGCTCAATTTTGGTAATTGTCTTTTTCCTGGTGGGAATTACAACAGTCATCAGCTTCTTCAAGTAAAATCTCAATCATTGATTCCACATCCTACCATAGAATCCATTCTAGATGCCTCCAGGATAGAAGAGGTAGTTGGAGATTTTGTATCCCTGAAAAAGAGAGGATCAAACCTGGTTGGATTATGTCCATTTCATAATGAAAGGACGCCTTCTTTTCATGTTTCACCTGTCAAAGGTATCTTTAAATGCTTTGGTTGTGGAAAAGCCGGAAATTCGGTGAATTTCGTGATGGAGCATGAAAAGTTTACCTATCCGGAAGCCCTGAGATACCTGGCTAAAAAATATCATATTGATATTCAGGAGGAAGAAGAGTCACCTGAACAATTGCAGGAAAAAACGGCCAGGGAAGGGCTGTCAGTGTTGTCAGAATTCGCCAGTAAATTCTTTGCGGAACAACTCATACAATCGGATGAAGGGCGCTCAGTTGGATTGTCCTATTTCCATGAAAGAGGCTTTAGTGATGATACTATACAGAAATTCCAGCTGGGTTATTGCCATGATGAATGGGATCATTTTACCAAACATGCGCTAAAACAGGGTTACAGTCTTGATATGCTGGAGAAAACCGGACTTACCATCAATAAAGATGGAAAGCAATATGACCGGTTCCGGGGAAGGGTAATGTTCCCGATTCATAGCCAGGCAGGAAGGGTGATAGGTTTTGGTGGAAGAATCATGTCGTCAGATAAGACGAAACCAAAGTATGTCAACTCTCCGGAAAGTGAGATTTATAATAAAAGTAAAGTCCTTTATGGCATCGCATTTGCCAAAAATGCCATTGCCGCCAATGATATGTGTTTCCTTGTCGAAGGTTATACAGATGTTATTTCCCTGCACCAGGCTGGTATACAGAATGTGGTTTCTTCATCCGGA carries:
- a CDS encoding radical SAM protein; this encodes MQHFTIPVFIPELACPNRCVFCNQQKISGTLCMPGNEEVIEIIEKRLETIPAGNAVEIGFFGGNFTGIEPISQKNYLTIAKAYLDEGRICGIRVSTRPDYINNDALSLLKAYGVTTIELGAQSMDDNVLMYSGRGHTAEDVKKASALILENGFQLGLQMMLGLPGDTLEKAMNTAHQIIACGAGSTRIYPALVIKDTELEAHYHKGNYHPLSIEEAITWTKEIVKIFEQSSVKVLRIGLHPSEGLLSGKNLVAGPFHVAFGEMVSSALWKDEFEKELEVYPILSKANSYLKVEVPIGQVNAAIGHYALNKKMLLQHFKKVVFHENEELIGRQFLFTTEPLSEAAKH
- a CDS encoding isoleucine--tRNA ligase; translated protein: MGHKYPEYKQLSLTRIGNEILDFWTENHIFEQSLENRRNHSPYVFYEGPPSANGIPGIHHVMARAIKDIFCRYKTLKGYYVERKAGWDTHGLPIEIAVEKTLGITKEDIGKKISVDDYNKACRQEVMKYKDLWDDLTLKIGYWVDLKNPYITFDNTYIETCWYLLAQLYKKGLLYKGYTIQPYSPAAGTGLSTHELNQPGCYRDVKDNTVVAQFKVRKDFNHPLISTLIHEEEADTFILAWTTTPWTLPSNTALAVGKDIDYVLVRTFNPYTHLPVRLVLAKPLFGKYFPEKNAELRIEDYEPGSKAIPYSILAEFKGSELAGLRYEQLLPYAQPETGDAFLVVTADFVTTEDGTGIVHIAPSFGADDFKVAKLNGIGALTLVDKQGRFTEEMGEFAGRYVKNEYMNDNDPLKFENVDIDIIVKLKKENRAFKTEKYEHSYPHCWRTDKPILYYPLDSWFVRSTALKDRMIELNKTINWKPESTGTGRFGNWLENLNDWNLSRSRYWGTPLPIWVSEDREEELCIESVEQLKGEIEKSILAGFMQNSPLADFIPGDNSSENYNRFDLHRPYVDDIVLVSPTGKKMFREQDLIDVWFDSGAMPYAQFHYPFERKAELEEYFPADFIAEGVDQTRGWFYTLHAIGTLAFDSVAFKTVVSNGLVLDKNGNKMSKRLGNAVDPFQTLEKYGPDATRWYMITNAQPWDNLKFDLEGIAEVQRKFFGTLHNTYSFFALYANIDKFSYSEPEVPFTERPEIDRWILSELNSLILNVDEAYADYEPTKAGRFIADFVDAHLSNWYVRLSRRRFWKGEYSNDKISAYQTLYRCLLTIAKLASPIAPFFADRLFIDLNGMSKLEPFTSVHLSDFPVADKSMIDKQLEERMEYAQEISSMVLSLRKKTNLRVRQPLQKILIPVSGEEFQAQMEKVSNLISSEVNVKEIEYLSESAGFMVKKIKANFKTLGPKYGKYMKDIAAALSGFTQEQINQIEKDSKYQLQIQGDDIEILISDVDIITEDIPGWVVANQGTLTVALDITLTPQLIEEGIARELVNRIQNLRKDKGFDVTDKISLKIEKIDSIESAIAHNYNYICSETLCESLEIFTPGNENGQEIIELTDDISIRVVINRTS